In the Silene latifolia isolate original U9 population chromosome 1, ASM4854445v1, whole genome shotgun sequence genome, TAATGGTGGATGTGGGATGGAAGAGTAATACGTCTGTCGGTATTGGATGGGTGGCCTTTGCGGAAACATGGGATTGTTTCTTTGAAGGTTGCCGAAGTATTAAAGCAGAATAGCCTTACAAGCCGAAGCTCTTGGTATTCGGAAAGTCCTCCATTGGGCTAGACGACGGGCCTTATGGCATTTGGAAATCTCTTCAGATTGTCTCTCACTTATCTTGTTTTTTGCAGGTGTCGAGGTTGCACATCATCTCACAAAAGaacttctattttttttttattttttttttttttttgtaaaaaatccTTAAAGATTTTAATTCATATCACAAATATCATTACCGGCTACAACAGAAAACTCCGCCGGCAAATCTAACGTCCAAAAACGCTTACCAACATACCACGGTCTAGTATGAGCTAATAAATGAGCTAACTTATTCAGTTTCCTACTAATATGCTTAAAAACAACAAATTCGAAAGATAAACAAAGTCGTCTTATCTCGTCAGCTCACTTCTTCCGCATCGCTTCTTTGCCAAATCTTCAACGATACCAAGACAATCACTCTCGACAATCACTTTCCTCGACCCCATCCTCCTAGCTTCCTTTAACCCCAGTAATACCGTCTCAGCTTCAGCCATAGCCACTTCGGTACTTGATTCACCCTGCACCACCACTGCCCATTCCACCACACCCTCCGAATTCCGGCTTACAGCTCCCAAACCCACGCCTACACCCTCCATAACCCCCGCATCCGTATTCACCTTCGACACTCCATGCCCCGGTCTTTCCCAACTACTATTCCGTACCTCCTTCTCCAAGCATGGTACCCCCTTATCCTGCAAAGCCTCCATCTCCCAAACTAGCCCCCATATCCTACTCATAATCTTACCAATGTCTCATTTCTCATCTTCAAAAACCAACTTATTACACTTCTCCCATAAAACCCAACACGTTGTTAAGAAAATCACACGTTCCTCCTCCCCCAACGCCTTCAACCCTAACTCTATCCATTCTCTTACTATCATCTTTTCATGGTTTATCGTTTATTTATATTCCTAGGTCGTTTAATAGTATTGTTCATCACCTTGCCTGTAAGGCTATTGACTAGCTAGGATACCTTTATTTCAATTCATTActtgtttatttccatttatACGTTTGAAATAAAACTGCCTTCTtcattattctttttttttttttgacagttgGAACGTTATTCTTTTTTACCTCGTATATACAACATATTAAACTatcaatgtaattttcattacGATTCATCCAATGATATAACCCATCAATGGTGGAAGTTTACAAGTTTTGGGGTACTATTCTATTGTGAACAAAAAGCTCAAAAGAAAACCCAGTGCTCGAGGAACAattgatcatcatcatcaaaaaaaaaaaaaaaaaaaaaaaaaaaaaaaactccgtATTATTCTCTACCTATCGAGGTAGTTGCATATTTCAATTTGGCCAGTGTCATTCAACTGTTTACATTTTCTTTTCGATAGGCCATACAGCAAATATTCCACCCTCTATCCAACTTATGCGGCCATATATGAAATTTCATGTAGAAGTGAACCGTAAACAATAATGTCAATGCCAATTAACGGCATAAATTACTAGTATAAAAACACTTCCTTGCTGTGTATTCTGTGTACTATCAACCAAGTCATAGTAAATTGGTAATCGATGGACATTGGAGATAAATTACATTAATCAAAGTGCAACAAACTACAAGGaccccaaaattgcgcaaacagCTCCATTCAAACAATGGTCAACACTACTTCAGAGAGCTGTGAATATAGCAGCTCCAGTGACCAGAGATGGAATACCGACAGGAGTAATCCAGACTGAATTACCTAGCAGTTGACGGTACATTACACCTCTTTACCTGCTGCATATTTGCAAGTGTCAGTAATGAACATTCATTCTCAAAATCTCCATGGGTAACTACTCACTTGGGCGAGTGGATGTATTCGCAATGGATTGCTTACCTTCAACATTACTTTGCAGGGTTTTATCGGCTGTTCGGTTTGCTGTTTTGGCCGCGTTTATAGCTACAAAATCATTGAACATCCAACTTAGTATTTCAAAGATAGATATCATTAAATCACTCACAGAACCGGTTAGAAAGCTGTATGGATCAGTGAATTAACCTTTGAATTTTCTTTTCTTGGTGGCCCTTTTCCTCTTCCTGTCCTCCTTCGTTAACTCAGCGTCCTCTTTGATGTCTCCTTTACCAGCAAAGACCTCCTCAGGAGCGAGCATAGCCGCGTCTGAAACCGCCACTGGAGCTATCTGTTCATAAAAACGGTAACAGGAACTGTAAATCCTACTCAACTAAGTATTGGTCGATCATCCAAGGACATGGACCAGAAACATTATCTTATTATGCTTTTTGTCCAATTTTTGTGCTAAAAAATTATAATTTGTACCTTCTGTATAATAAAATAGTACCCCATAATAGCTTTACTATTTTTAATGAGACACCAAAACAAAATTTCCTACGTCTGCCACCGCACTAAGCATGAACCCTGAATCACAATCCTGGATAATTTATTTACTACCAGTCGGAGCAGACAGAATCTAAAAAAGAAGCATTAAGCATGAGATGAGTTCATGAGCCTCATACCTCTTCCATGGCTAAAGCTGGAACATTTGTCGGGATAGTCATGTCTTCCATAACCTGTCATGGTAATGTTGATTACACACGCAGACCACAGACAAACGGGTTCACTTGTATCTGCAGAGCGGATGAAAGCTAGGAATAAAATGAGGAAAGTATACCGGCTTGGGAGCGAAATGGAAGTGAGAAAGTGCATCCAGTTTCAAACACAGCCTTTTAAAGAGTTCACTTGCCTGGAACAAAAAGACGGTAATGTGTGAAATCCTATGTCCAGGAAACAGCTTACATAAAGACACGTGCGCACAGAGGATAACAGAACATCAGAATTCAGGCGTGAACTGACATGACATTTCTTGATCAGGTCTGCACTGACCTGCCTGTACTGATCAGTGCAACTCATTTTCTTATTAAAGAAGCCCCAATGAAACTGATTCAATCATTTCAGGATGGAGGCAGTATTAGGTTACATACATACTCGAAATATACTTAAGAACACTTAAAACGAGGCTGACAAATGACAACCACTCGTTTTAAGCATATAAATCTGAAGCAAATATTGCATAAAACAATCCCCCACGTCACCACCCACTACCACCCTCACCAACCAGAAAGCAAGTGAAAAGGGAGGGTGTAGATATGATTAGTACATAGAGTATAAAACAAAGTGCACTACGCAAGCAGTACATAAAAGTACAAGGTAGTGAGATCATTATCCACATTCATCCAATTATATGGAGTATGAAAGCATTATCCATATAAGCAAATTATTTGCTTTGCCCACAAAGAAACAGAAGTTACGTATAAATAATCACCTCTTTTCTCAACTCATCGTTATGCGATAAGGGTGCAGCAGCAAGGCCAGTCTGCTGAGCATATTCTTCCTGCAATTATGATATTTCAACAGCAAAGATTCAGGTCAGTCCATCAAATTGAAACTTCAGAGATAATTTCTATAAATCAAACACAACTTGATCCTGAACGTGCACTAACCTCATATATTTCAGCAAGACCCTTCTTGCTCTTATTATCATCCTGTTGACAAAAGGCAAAAGATAGGCAAAATCAAGTAGATgaaagacaaatggaaaaagataaCAAAACCAACTGGTAATGAAAGTTATAGGACATCTGTATGAAAGAGGACAAACTGACCAGCTCCTTCCTTTCTTTAGGTGCTGCAGATGGCAATTTAGGAGCCCTTTGTACATCATCAAAACGTCCCTGTGAGCATCAAGAATTTCAGTACAAAAAGCAAGCTGTCACAATACTATATGTGCATTCAAACTGCAAAGTAAGCATAGAATACAAAAGACAAGAGGACCCTACGAAGCATATTTGAACTTTAAAGTTTTATGGTCATCGTCCCTATAACAGAAATTTGGAAACTTTCGGGTAAGCTTCAATCCCCAACCTCATGCAATGATGGTGGATCTTGAGTATGCCTGTAAGCTTCAAATACATGTATCTAATTCGATAATACACCAGAACAGAAGCAGATATCACAAATTTGCAAGAACTAGATTTGACCAACTGCTTCAACTATCAATATCTCGATTCTCTAAAATTAAATTCTTTAGAATCAATCTACcacaggcacctccaaagactgcaATTCATCTATGGCCAGTTTGGAGAAAGGCATTCGATTCTTAAATTTGGACTTGGCCCAAATTCTTTGTTTGGGTGTTCTAATAATTTTAGGATTTGGACTTGGAACaaatcatgagtatttgatagaAAGCCCAACATATATGATCCAAATAACATCTATAAACATgtcattttgaaattttttctccACACACTCAATTCTCTCACCCCTCCCTCACCCCAACATCTATACCATGAATCCATGATAATGCTCCACTAGTTTCTCTCGCGGTCTTTAATTGTTGCTCATTTACCGAAAGACAAAGTGAGTCCCAAAgtcaaatttcaatcaaaaaagCAATCTCCCATTTGGCTGATTTTTAATTGTTGCTCGAATGTTATGGTTTGACACTTTGACTACATCTTCCACTACTTGAGGATGGTTAGACGGGACTGATGTAGGGAAATTGAAAATGAAACTGTAATAGTTTGATTAGTTTCTGGGGAATGAGTTTGGAGAACAATTTTAAATATGTATATATTGGAATTTTTTCCTATCAATGTTGTGAGATtgaaatccaaaaatttcaaaatcttttgagtttcccaaacaaaaattcatgtTCCCAAACACTATCTTAATGAGTTCTAAAAGCTATGAACTCTCCAGACGCCTACATATAGTATGGTTCTGAGATTCTCCTTGTTAGAGGATGCCTGTTTACAAACATTCTAATACGGATTTTTAACAAATACTAGCAAAACAACTGTCCACAATCACATGAAAAAGATAGTTCTTCGAAAACATATTGGGAGGGAACTGATTCGGAAAAAGAATTGAATCCAACATTTATAGCAGGAGAATCTTGAGCATCTAATCAGTTATTCAGTTAACCCAATGTTTTACAAATATCAGTGCGAGAAAATTAAGGTACAAAGAAGAGATAAAAAGCTTTACCTCAGATATTCTTTTCTTAATAATATCTTCAAGGGATGTTGTAACCTCCTCTGTGATAACTGGAGGTGGCCTTAGATTGTGCTCAAAGTCTAGATCAACTTCCAAAGCACTGTCTCGTGGCCTTTTAGATGCTGTAACCTACTCAGTGCAACGAAAACGGGACTATTAAAATAGATAATAGCATGGACAAAACAGTGCTGATCCTAGCACAATTTATCCCCGTGACTTGTCGAAACAATTTCCTGAAGCATAAACAGTTACCTCGCCCTGCATGGTCCAATCCTTGGCCGCTAAATTCGCCTCTTCCATCTGTTTGATTTTAGCTTGAAGTTTCTTCCGCTCCCTCTCATGAGTAGAAAGATTTTTATCGCTCTGCGGAAGGGACCACGCATCAAGTAATAGCAGTACAAAATACAAACACGTGCTATCTCAAAGAGGAACAGTAACCTGAGGTTCATCTCCGTCATCTGATTCTGATTCATCAGATTGATCTGATTCATTAACTTGTTCTGGTCTTCTTTTTGGCATAAAATTCTTCTCATCTTCCATCTCTGAGTCAACTGATTTATCCACTTGTTTCACTCTCCTTTTTGGCGTCTTCTTATTCGGAAGATAGAAATCTTCATACctgatttggaaaaaaaaacaaaattaaacagTGCTTGCACAAAACAAACTGCCTATCTGAAGGATGAATGGAAAAGAATGTAAACAAGGGAACAGAGATTTGAATTATTTGAGTAGCAAGCATGCTTTACTATAACTCAGTTACAGCAAATGGAAAACATCGGCAGGTCCAGCAAAGTATGAATCACAGAATTTCTAAACATGCCAATAATCATCAATGTAACTCATATACTCTCAATGTGAATATTTTTACATTCCAGACAATAGCTCGTATATACAAACAACAGCATACCTACTTATCAAGAAAGTTCAAATGAAAGTGTTCCGAATTACGAAGACATCTACTTCACTGCGAAAAGAAGCGCAACCAGCTTAATGAGAGTCATATTACATTAGTCTCTCATAATACagttcaaataaaataaaataaaaaagtattctttttgaagaaagaaaatactccctccgttccggtcatttgtttacctttgcttttgtcacaaagaccaaggaaaggggaggGGACCATTTGTGGGTAGTGGTATTGGATGagaactaaacaacaataatccaATTGGATGATCAAATTACCTATCAAAAGCCTTCCTGATAtagaaaagtaaacaaatgaatgaaacacccaaaaatggaaaaggtaaacaaatgaccgggacggagggcgTAGTAGTCTTGGGAAGTAGTCGAAGACGAGATTCACTCTATTAAAGTAGCAGTCTACTAGTCATCATAGTTGTCATTGGGGATCAAAAGAACACTATTCGTCTTTTTCTTTCCTAATAATAAGCATAAACTATATCCATATTTTTCTCTCTTAATAAGTACTCCTATATAGTTTTCCAACTTCCCAGTTCCCACACCATAGCATggaaaccaaaacaaaaaaacaaaaaacaaaagataCTGCAACATATAAGAACCTGATCTCTTTTGTGTTGTCTTCATCATCGTCGTTGCCTCCTCCATACATGAGAAGCTACAAATAAAAAACAGACATTAAATAATGGACAACATTTGTGAAACAAACATTTCACCTCAGTGGAGTTAGAGTTCTAGAATTAGATGTATAGAAGTGGGTATTTCAATTGTTCCTAAACAGAAAAGGAGACGATTACCTGCTTCTCCATGGAGAAGTTACAAAGAGAGATATTTTCTAAATATAATTGATCCCAAAACCCTATAAAACAATCATCAGCTTCATCGGAAATGAAAAGTTAGCTTTTTGTTTATATATATCACCTATCACTACAAAACTGGGAAAGGGCAAATTACATCGACGACATTAATCcggtgcctcaatggctccctcAAATAAGCCCTCGGGTTGCTCATCTGTAGTTCCCATATCTACACCCTACCCTTGGCAAATTCAGTGACGGAGTCATGCTTCTATCCTACTCCTAACTAATGTAGTTATGATGCAAAGCAAACTCAACTACACACCTAATTTGTCTACAACAAGCATTCAACAAAAAACAAATTACTTGCTAAATTCTAGAATCTATAATTTCATGAGATTACAAATTAACGAAGTTGAAAGTAAAATTGCAAAAAGAAAACAGAATTAACCTCATTAAGACCACCATCTTCCATATCATCATCACTCTCActctcttcatcatcatcatcattactccttttattcttcttattctttttctttttcttgttcAAATTATCCTCACCCTCATACTCTTTTTTCTCCTCTCTAACTAAAAAATTCTCCAAATCCTTCATTTTCAAGAACTCGTCTTCCACTTCCGGCACACCATCACCATCATCCTccacctcttcctcttcctcgtcCTCTTCATCGCTTTCGCTTTCACCatcatcttcatccccttcttcatcctcatcctcattctCAAAATCCTCGCCGTCTTCCTCCAAACTCACATCCCCATCATCCTCAAAATTCCCGTTTTCTAACCCAATCTTTTCATTTCCCTTAAAAAGACTGGAAATTTGAAGTGGGTTTTGCTCAAAACGCTTGATATCCCTCTTAAGTGAAGAAATCAAAGGATGAGATTGAATATCAATCTGCTGCCAAATTTGCTCAGCATCAAACCCATCTGTAAGAAGCTTATCAAATGGTGATTTAGGTGAGTATGGTTTGAGGAATGCAAATAGATATTCAGAGGCTTTGCGAGAAGCGAGAGAAAGGTCTTCGTTTTGAGACAGAAACTGAGGCGGGTCAGTTGATTTGAGCTTGTTAATGGCTTCCATCACTGTTTTTCTTCAATTGATTTCGCCAATGTTGAACGAGTTTTCAAGGTTTaacggttgtttttttttttttttttttttttttgcaagaaataaCATAAAACACAATAAACTGCAGAGCTTCCCctaaagattatgaaatatccTATTCACTCCCCTGGACAAAAGCTAAGAGAAAGAACAAATGAAAACGAGAC is a window encoding:
- the LOC141608925 gene encoding M phase phosphoprotein 10-like isoform X2, whose product is MEAINKLKSTDPPQFLSQNEDLSLASRKASEYLFAFLKPYSPKSPFDKLLTDGFDAEQIWQQIDIQSHPLISSLKRDIKRFEQNPLQISSLFKGNEKIGLENGNFEDDGDVSLEEDGEDFENEDEDEEGDEDDGESESDEEDEEEEEVEDDGDGVPEVEDEFLKMKDLENFLVREEKKEYEGEDNLNKKKKKNKKNKRSNDDDDEESESDDDMEDGGLNELLMYGGGNDDDEDNTKEIRYEDFYLPNKKTPKRRVKQVDKSVDSEMEDEKNFMPKRRPEQVNESDQSDESESDDGDEPQSDKNLSTHERERKKLQAKIKQMEEANLAAKDWTMQGEVTASKRPRDSALEVDLDFEHNLRPPPVITEEVTTSLEDIIKKRISEGRFDDVQRAPKLPSAAPKERKELDDNKSKKGLAEIYEEEYAQQTGLAAAPLSHNDELRKEASELFKRLCLKLDALSHFHFAPKPVMEDMTIPTNVPALAMEEIAPVAVSDAAMLAPEEVFAGKGDIKEDAELTKEDRKRKRATKKRKFKAINAAKTANRTADKTLQSNVEGKEV
- the LOC141608925 gene encoding M phase phosphoprotein 10-like isoform X1 produces the protein MEAINKLKSTDPPQFLSQNEDLSLASRKASEYLFAFLKPYSPKSPFDKLLTDGFDAEQIWQQIDIQSHPLISSLKRDIKRFEQNPLQISSLFKGNEKIGLENGNFEDDGDVSLEEDGEDFENEDEDEEGDEDDGESESDEEDEEEEEVEDDGDGVPEVEDEFLKMKDLENFLVREEKKEYEGEDNLNKKKKKNKKNKRSNDDDDEESESDDDMEDGGLNELLMYGGGNDDDEDNTKEIRYEDFYLPNKKTPKRRVKQVDKSVDSEMEDEKNFMPKRRPEQVNESDQSDESESDDGDEPQSDKNLSTHERERKKLQAKIKQMEEANLAAKDWTMQGEVTASKRPRDSALEVDLDFEHNLRPPPVITEEVTTSLEDIIKKRISEGRFDDVQRAPKLPSAAPKERKELDDNKSKKGLAEIYEEEYAQQTGLAAAPLSHNDELRKEASELFKRLCLKLDALSHFHFAPKPVMEDMTIPTNVPALAMEEIAPVAVSDAAMLAPEEVFAGKGDIKEDAELTKEDRKRKRATKKRKFKAINAAKTANRTADKTLQSNVEAGKEV